A single window of Colletotrichum destructivum chromosome 9, complete sequence DNA harbors:
- a CDS encoding Putative zn(2)Cys(6) fungal-type DNA-binding domain-containing protein, with protein MDPPGQPDNKRPRLSSTNSWSPQHQQLPPLHHPPPPPPPPSSSHPSTPHQAHTLPPHHPSQQQQQPAPYNNHQPQPPYPPRSVEPHHPSHAAPQHHHPDDRRHHDQEPPYAPMQDHYRHPPSPAHPHYPPYHNNNNNRDPGSVKREPHEENLAHPRRPHSTGGGAPPDGLPPPPHSAPPHPSHQPHQPYPDDSRRHMSYDSGPQQMPPTPGGYRGSYPPPPMAQSQPPPPPPPQHYEQPPQYQAPPESIYNNIQYSSTAKRKATRASQACDSCRQLKAKCDETKPCKSCREKGVECKYRDPIPKAIDKGQTDILEAISEMKCSMEAKMEAKFEAQIEAQQRWMKKLENTLKMHNIKIEPEMQPADHSPIHQKSIVKSPSPVAAADADTAAAAPMLERYPAPDVDMDEPQPMAVGETDLPQQMHDAEDADEHMPPGEPVAPGAPSIPANHTTRADMLLSWPGIKEMTQGVLEREGVRYPQEYPIAQEEKRGVLRLYGRGEGSGQEKTTPATSATAAAYERSNAAEAFGTVDAIDDNFSETGNSPSPGEAWGQVGGLSPPTSVGYTSGTLVGDGHPDFSEETVKSYVHSFEKHILSLHPILPLGDLRSLVKRFLDSLAQTEKKTKPSAPGVAKFVPPANFSEMSNKRKRSPAGDQPDEPAPLPRKPGRPHRTIENALVLVILALGKICQHESKIPDLPRDFPEHNHNSPANRNGYPSSPGAQASPPSYSAHSQSSGLPSPKEQNNSLPSRRHSMQGTGALKTGQSLRRNYDIIPGLEYFAYASDIMGNHMAGWTMKHAQTFIFAGLYYGQLGRVLESDAMFFNAARSLNMIMRRDMSRFFKMGVYNPPEKKRDNLTLLAFWSCLQLENDIIAELELPRSRCQDYEEQMPWPNMALMDPDFSVRVRDSYIGQLYLRKTLNTIHTLLYDPKEQHVSVYDKMRKVQALEQQLRSMTWVSNDFRFKEEDPPATDLLDARLRAKYWGARVIIYRPFIRFILEVSERLKQRSDDSGMLNKENVAAIGVFNPHDASALVGHGSHGIRGHDELDPEVKAWAERGIKALIQSTRAFHGVDSKRLLVTNIFGTAHAQWGNLLILAAAYKDPYLHRLIERTQLQELFRKTIDMLNMHAQSSSALAIDMHILQHIEKELFFNEPRVSSGSFSSSASMTGPTIPPPPPPPTHHNQGPMSMSYAVEPNHHSAHNSPSQGPRILSNGSGHPPNHGQSYHGHAVYPTQPGQQPMQM; from the exons ATGGATCCTCCGGGGCAGCCTGATAACAAACGCCCCCGTCTGTCGAGTACCAACTCGTGGTCACCGCAGCATCAACAACTACCGCCACTCcaccacccgccgccgccgcctcctcctccgtcctcctcgcACCCGTCGACGCCTCACCAGGCCCATACTCTGCCGCCTCATCACCcctcgcagcagcagcagcagcccgccCCATATAACAACCaccagccgcagccgccctATCCTCCTCGGTCCGTCGAGCCTCACCACCCTTCCCACGCGGCGccccaacaccatcaccccGACGACCGACGACACCATGACCAAGAGCCTCCCTACGCGCCGATGCAGGACCACTACCGACACCCGCCCTCGCCTGCCCACCCGCACTACCCTCCCTaccacaacaacaataacaacagAGACCCCGGAAGCGTGAAGAGGGAGCCGCACGAAGAGAACCTTGCCCACCCGCGACGCCCGCACtcgaccggcggcggcgcgccgccaGACGGCCTACCTCCCCCGCCGcactcggcgccgcctcaCCCTTCTCAccaacctcatcaacccTACCCCGACGACTCGAGACGACACATGAGCTACGACAGCGGGCCTCAGCAGATGCCCCCCACGCCGGGGGGCTATCGAGGCAGCTACCCCCCTCCGCCCATGGCCCAATCCcagccgccaccgccgcctcctccccagCACTACGAACAACCGCCTCAGTACCAGGCTCCTCCAGAGTCCATCTATAACAATATCCAATACTCGTCCACCGCGAAGCGCAAGGCGACACGAGCCTCCCAG GCTTGCGATAGCTGTCGACAGCTCAAGGCGAAATGTGATGAAACCAAGCCTTGCAAAAGTTGCAGAGAGAAGGGTGTCGAGTGTAAATATCGCGACCCCATCCCAAAGGC CATCGACAAGGGACAGACCGacatcctcgaggccatctcCGAGATGAAGTGCTCCATGGAGGCCAAGATGGAGGCCAAGTTCGAGGCCCAGatcgaggcccagcagcGGTGGATGAAGAAGTTGGAAAACACGCTCAAGATGCACAACATCAAGATCGAACCCGAGATGCAGCCGGCAGACCACTCGCCTATCCATCAGAAGTCCATTGTAAAGTCGCCAtcgcccgtcgccgccgctgacgccgacaccgccgccgccgcgcccatGCTCGAGAGGTATCCCGCGCCCGATGTGGACATGGACGAGCCGCAGCCCATGGCCGTGGGCGAGACGGACCTGCCCCAGCAGATGCACGATgccgaagatgccgatgaaCATATGCCTCCAGGAGAACCCGTGGCACCGGGCGCGCCGTCCATCCCCGCCAACCACACTACCCGAGCCGACATGCTGTTATCGTGGCCAGGCATCAAGGAGATGACCCAGGGGGTCttggagagggagggcgtCAGGTACCCCCAGGAGTATCCCATCGcccaggaggagaagcgcggAGTCTTGCGCCTTtacggccgaggcgagggcAGCGGCCAAGAGAAAACGACCCCAGCTACCAGTGCTACGGCCGCCGCATACGAACGgagcaacgccgccgaggcgtTTGGCActgtcgacgccatcgacgacaactTTTCCGAGACGGGCaactcgccctcgccggggGAGGCTTGGGGCCAGGTCGGAGGGCTCAGTCCGCCCACGAGCGTTGGCTACACCAGCGgcaccctcgtcggcgacggccatccGGACTTCTCCGAAGAGACGGTCAAGTCGTACGTGCACAGCTTCGAGAAGCACATCCTCAGCCTGCACCCCATCCTgccgctcggcgacctgAGGAGCCTGGTCAAGCGCTTCTTGGACAGCCTCGCGCAgaccgagaagaagacaaagcCTTCGGCTCCCGGCGTCGCCAAGTTCGTGCCGCCGGCAAACTTCTCGGAAATGTCAAACAAGCGGAAGCGCTCGCCCGCAGGCGACCAGCCCGACGAGCCTGCTCCGCTGCCCAGGAAGCCCGGCCGGCCGCACAGGACCATCGAGAACGCTCTCGTCTTggtcatcctcgccctcggcaagaTCTGCCAGCACGAATCCAAGATCCCCGACCTGCCTCGAGACTTTCCCGAGCACAACCACAACTCGCCGGCCAACCGGAACGGATACCCGTCCTCGCCCGGCGCGCAGGCATCACCCCCTTCCTACTCGGCGCACTCGCAGTCCTCAGGGCTGCCTTCGCCCAAGGAGCAGAACAACAGCCTGCCGAGCCGCCGGCACTCCATGCAGGGCACCGGCGCCCTCAAGACGGGCCAGTCCCTGAGGCGCAACTACGACATCATCCCGGGGCTGGAGTACTTTGCCTACGCCTCCGACATTATGGGCAATCACATGGCCGGATGGACTATGAAGCACGCGCAGACCTTCATCTTTGCTGGTCTGTACTACGGCCAGCTGGGTCGGGTTCTGGAGAGTGACGCCATgttcttcaacgccgcccgATCACTGAACATGATTATGCGCCG CGACATGAGCCGCTTCTTTAAGATGGGAGTGTATAATCCTCCGGAAAAGAAGCGAGACAACCTTACTCTCCTCGCGTTCTGGAGCTGCCTGCAGTTGGAAAA CGATATCATTGCGGAGCTTGAACTCCCACGGTCAAGGTGTCAGGACTATGAAGAACAGATGCCATGGCCCAACATGGCGCTCATGGACCCCGACTTCTCGGTCCGTGTCCGCGACTCTTACATCGGACAGCTGTACCTGCGCAAGACGCTCAACACCATCCACACGTTGCTGTACGATCCCAAAGAACAACACGTATCAGTGTACGACAAGATGAGAAAGGTCCAGGCCCTGGAGCAACAACTGCGAAGCATGACGTGGGTTTCCAATGACTTTAGGTTCAAAGAGGAAGACCCCCCCGCGACCGACCTGCTTGACGCGAGACTGCGCGCCAAGTACTGGGGCGCCCGGGTCATCATCTACCGGCCCTTCATCAGGTTCATCCTGGAGGTCTCGGAGAGGCTCAAGCAACGATCTGACGACTCGGGTATGCTGAACAAGGAaaacgtcgccgccatcggcgtctTCAACCCGCACGACGCCTCCGCACTCGTGGGACACGGCTCTCACGGCATCCGCGGacacgacgagctcgacccGGAAGTGAAGGCTTGGGCCGAGAGAGGCATCAAGGCCCTCATCCAGAGCACCCGGGCCTTCCACGGCGTTGACAGCAAGCGACTCCTCGTGACCAACATCTTTGGCACAGCACATGC GCAATGGGGCAACCTATTGATCTTGGCCGCCGCTTACAAAGACCCTTACCTCCATCGCCTCATCGAACGGACGCAGCTGCAGGAACTCTTCAGGAAGACCATTGACATGCTCAACATGCACGCCCAATCCTCCAGCGCGCTG